The window TCAGCGGGCTTATCATCCATGCGAGCCGCTTCCTGCGTGCGGGGCTCGAGCCGTTCCTCGCCAGCTATTACGCGGTCCCGACATTCATCTTCTACCCCGTCTTCATCGTGCTGTTCGGGGTCGGCAGCGCCGCGATCATCGCCATCGCCGTGCTGATGGGTGTGGTCGCGATGATCACCGCGACGCTCCACGGCCTCGACCATCTGCCGCGCGTGTTGACGCGTACGGCGCACGTGCTGCGCCTGTCGCCGCTCAAGACCGCGCTGCTCGTCCAGCTGCCGGCGACAGCCCCCTATCTCTTCACCGGCATGCGGCTCGCGATCGCCTACGCCTTCATCGGCGTCATCGCTTCCGAATTCATCCTCGCCGGCGACGGGCTCGGCTACGCGATCGCGTACGCCTACAACAATTTCGAAAATCGGACGATGTACGCGCTGATGCTGCTGATCGTCCTGGCCGTGACGGCGGTGAACGCGGTGCTCGACCATTTCGATCGCCGCCTGCAGTCCCGCCTGCGCCGCTGAGGAGCTTGGATGCGCAAGATCTTCCCGCCGCTGACCATCGCGCTCGCCGTTCTTGTCGGCTGGCAGGTGCTGAGTGCCACGAGCGGGGCTCATGCCGTGGGTTCGCCCCTCGAGACCATGAGGATGCTGCTCCACATGATGGCGACGTCGCATTTCTGGCTCGATGCAGCCGAAACGGGCGCCGCCTTCGTCTGGTCGCTGGCCCTGTCGATCCTCTGCGGCTCACTCATCGGCGTGGCGCTGGGCGTGAGCCGGGCGAGCGGCGAGGTTTTCGAGCCGATCCTCGTCACGTTCTATGCTTTACCGAAGGTGACGCTCTATCCGCTGGTCCTGCTCGCCTTCGGCCTCGGCATGTCGGCCAAGGTCGCATTCGGCGTCATGCATGCGCTGGTGCCGATCACGCTCATGACCCGGAATGCCGTGAGCCAGCTGAAGCCCGTCTATTGGCGCACGGCCAAGACGCTGGGCCTCGGTCCCGCAGCGGCCGTGCGCCACGTCGTCTTTCCCGCGATCATGCCGGAGCTGGTTGCCGCCGTACGCATCGGCTTCTCGCTGAGCCTCCTGGGCGTGCTGATCGGCGAAATGTTCGCCTCAAAGCGCGGCCTCGGCTATGCCGCGATCAATGCCATGGGCCTGGGCGACATCACGACCATCATGGCGATCGGCATCTTTCTCGCCGCGGTCGCCATCGCGATCAATATCGGGCTGCTCACGATCGAGAGCGCCGTGCGGCACGCGCCGGCCGCGCGCTGACTGCCGTCACGGGTTCAGCTCGCGGATCAGGTCGATGAGCGCGCGCAGGCCCGCCGGGACGTGGCGGCGACCCGGATAATAGAGGCAGATCCCCGGATAGGGCGGCGTCCAGTCCTCGAGCACCGGGATGAGGCGCCCGTCGGCGACATGGCGGGCGACCGCCCATTCGTTGACGAACGCGAGCCCTTCACCCGCGAGCGCCGCCTCGACCATGAGCGAGGATTCGTCGAGCGTGAGCGAACCCGGCACATCGATCGCGACGCGCTCGCTGCGGCGCTCGAATTCCCAGTGCCAGACGGCGCCGCTCGCGAGCCTCGCGCGAATGCAGCGCTGCCGCAGCAGGTCGCCCGGAACAAGGGGAACGGGGAAACGCGCGAAGTAGGCCGGCGCGCCAACCACGATCGTGCGGATCTCGCCGCCGATCGGCACGGCGATCATGTCCTGCGGCACCGCCTCGGCGAGCCGGATGCCGGCGTCGAACCCCTGTTCGACGATGTCGATGAGGCGGCCCTCCGTGACGAGCGTCAGCTTCATCTCGGGATAGCGGCGGAGATATTCGAGGAACAGCGGCGTCAGGATCATGCGCGCAGCGCCGACCGAGCTGTTGATCCGCAAATGGCCGGCCGGTGTCTCACGGTGGCTGTTGATCGCCTCAACCGCGCGATGGATGTCGCCCAGTGCAGGCACGATCTGCGCGAGGAACTGCTCGCCCGCGTCGGTCAGCGAGACGCTGCGCGTCGTCCGGTTGAACAGCCGCACGCCGAGCCGCGCCTCGAAGGCGGCGACCGCATGGCTGAGCGCCGACGGCGACAGGCCGAGCTCGGCCGCGGCCGCCCGGAAATTGCGGAGGCGCGCCACCGCGACGATCGCGTCGAATTCGGCGAGGCTAGCGGTCATTGTACTATTTTATGCATTACCACATGCCAATCTATCCGACTTATTCGAGCAATTGTCACCTCCCATATCGACCACCGAGAAGGAGGGGCATCCCATGGAATTGATCGACAAGGTCTATATCGACGGCGCGCTGGTGACGCCGCACGGCGCGGAACTGTTCGACCTGCACAATCCGGCGACCGCCGAGGTGATCGGCCAGGTCCGCCTGGGCGACGAGGTCGATGCCCGCACGGCGATCGCCGCTGCAAAGCGCGCATTTCCCCAATTCGCGCGCACGGGCAAGGCCGAGCGCATCGGCTGGCTCGAGCGCATGGCCGCCGCGGTCACCGCGCGTGCGGCCGATCTGAGAGAGGCGGTGATCGAGGAGTACGGCGCGCCAGCGGCCCGCGCGGAATGGACGACCGCTTACGCGGCAAGCGTGCTCCGCGATGCCGCGCGCACGCTCGACCATTATGACTTCTCCCGCCGGATCGGCACCGCGCGCGTCACCATGGAGCCGCTCGGCGTCGTCGGCGTCATCACGCCCTGGAACGCCAATGCCGGCTTCATCTGCTCCAAGCTCGCCATGGTCATCGCGTCCGGCTCGACCGCAGTCGTGAAGCCGAGCGAGATGAGCGCGCTGCAGACCCGCATCGTCATCGAAGCGCTGCACGAAGCCGGCGTGCCGCCCG is drawn from Aliidongia dinghuensis and contains these coding sequences:
- a CDS encoding ABC transporter permease, coding for MKHRSLVTAGVVLALALALEVGCRAGLVARTVILPPSEVAASLYDLLRSGEYTSAILATLGNIAISAAISIVGGFISGLIIHASRFLRAGLEPFLASYYAVPTFIFYPVFIVLFGVGSAAIIAIAVLMGVVAMITATLHGLDHLPRVLTRTAHVLRLSPLKTALLVQLPATAPYLFTGMRLAIAYAFIGVIASEFILAGDGLGYAIAYAYNNFENRTMYALMLLIVLAVTAVNAVLDHFDRRLQSRLRR
- a CDS encoding ABC transporter permease, with product MRKIFPPLTIALAVLVGWQVLSATSGAHAVGSPLETMRMLLHMMATSHFWLDAAETGAAFVWSLALSILCGSLIGVALGVSRASGEVFEPILVTFYALPKVTLYPLVLLAFGLGMSAKVAFGVMHALVPITLMTRNAVSQLKPVYWRTAKTLGLGPAAAVRHVVFPAIMPELVAAVRIGFSLSLLGVLIGEMFASKRGLGYAAINAMGLGDITTIMAIGIFLAAVAIAINIGLLTIESAVRHAPAAR
- a CDS encoding LysR family transcriptional regulator, with the protein product MTASLAEFDAIVAVARLRNFRAAAAELGLSPSALSHAVAAFEARLGVRLFNRTTRSVSLTDAGEQFLAQIVPALGDIHRAVEAINSHRETPAGHLRINSSVGAARMILTPLFLEYLRRYPEMKLTLVTEGRLIDIVEQGFDAGIRLAEAVPQDMIAVPIGGEIRTIVVGAPAYFARFPVPLVPGDLLRQRCIRARLASGAVWHWEFERRSERVAIDVPGSLTLDESSLMVEAALAGEGLAFVNEWAVARHVADGRLIPVLEDWTPPYPGICLYYPGRRHVPAGLRALIDLIRELNP